TCCGGACGAAGTCCGTTTAACAGGCAACGCCTGCCAAATTCGACAATTTTACTTGCTTCGCTGCGTGAGATCGCAGATGCTAAGTTCTGTCTGAACGAAGTCGTTAGACGGAGTGAGTTAAAACTTAGCGAAGCGTTCTCACGACCAAGAGGGAGTAATTGTCAAGCTGTTTTTGGTTCTTTTTGCAGCGTCAAAAAGAACAAGAAATCAATGAAAATACAAGCCTTTTCTTTACCCTTAGATCACACATGTTAATTATTCATCACTATTAAAATGAAACTGTTCATTTATCTTATCTCACTCGTTTGCCTCTTTGCTTCCTGCGGGAGCGCTCAGCTGGAGAAATCCGACAGGTTTATACGTATACAGGGTCCCGACCTGATCACACCCGACGGTAATAAATTCCTGATACAAGGCATTAATCTCGGGAACTGGCTTAATCCGGAAGGATATATGTTCTTTTTCTCCAATGTTAATTCCTACCGTACCATTAACGATGCATTCTGTGAAATGGTTGGCCCTGATTTTACCGCATGGTTCTGGCGTGAGTTCAAGAAGAACTACATCACAAAAGATGATATTGCCTATATCAGGCAGACTGGTATGAATTCCATACGTATCCCTTTTCACTATAAACTGTTTACCAATGAGGATTATATGGGATTGACGCATGATCAGGACGGCTTTGAAATTATTGACCAGTTGTTGGACTGGTGCAGGAAAGAAGGGTTGTATGTTATTTTCGATATGCATGATGCTCCCGGCGGACAAACTGGGGATAATATCGATGACAGTTACGGGTATCCTTGGTTGTTCGAAAGTGAAGAAAGCCAGCAGTTATGTTGTGATATCTGGAAAAATATAGCAAAGAGGTATGCCAACGATACGATCGTATTGGGTTACGACCTGTTGAACGAACCCATTGCTCATTATTTCAAGGATGATTATCCGCATCTGAATGCCGCTTTGGAACCTTTTTACAAGAGATGTACCGCCGCTATCCGTGAAGTGGACAAAAACCACATCGTATTGCTTGCCGGAGCCCAGTGGAACGCTAATTTCAGTGTTTTCTCCGACTGGAAATTCGATGATAAGATCATGTATACCTGCCATCGTTACTGGTGCGATACACTCCAAAACAATATCCAGGATTTTGTCGATTTCAGGGATAAAGTGAACCTGCCGATGTACATGGGCGAAACAGGGGAAAATTCTGATGAATGGATCGCTGCATGGACACGCCTGATGGAACGCAATAATATAGGATGGCATTACTGGCCCTATAAAAAGATGGCACACCGTGCCTGTATGATGATTATAACCCCGCCCGAAAACTGGGATGTCATAGTGGAATACACCAAGAAAGATCGCAGCAGTTTTGCCAAAATAAGGGAAGCCAGACCCGATCAGGCATTGGTAAGAAAAGCGCTGACCGATTTGCTTGAAAATATGAAATTCACCAATAGCACCAGGTATGAACCCTATACAAAAGCGTTGGGCATGAAGCCATAAATATTTTAAATTCAAAATTTAAGATTCAAAATTCAACGTTAAATCCGGAATCTTGAATCTTGAACTTTAAATCCCGAACTTCCAAATCTTATAAACCTTCATATTTTTAAACATACATGAAAAAGATTTTATTCCTGATGCTTCTCTTCCCTCTGGGAATAATGGCACAACCTTCCGATGCGGAAATCAGCCGTAAGGTAAATGCCCTACTGAAAAAAATGACCCTCGAAGAAAAGGTCGGACAGATGGCGCAGATTACCCTTGATGTCGTTTGTAAAGGCAAAGACCGTTATTCGAGTTATGAACCGGTCGAACTGGATATGGATATCCTTCGTGATGCCCTTGTAAAGTACCATGTCGGTTCCATCCTGAACACGGCCAATAACCGTGCCCGTAAACCTGAATTCTGGGCCAAGACCATCGGTCAGATACAGGATGTAGCCATGAAAGAAACCCGTATGGGGATACCTGTTATTTACGGAATAGATGCTATCCACGGTGTTACCTATACCGACGGCGCCACCATCTTTCCTCATGAACTGGGACTGGCTGCCACATGGAATCTGGAACATGCCCGTAAACTTGGAGAAGTGACCGCTTACGAAACAAGGGCCAGCAGCATTCCATGGAATTTCTCCCCGGTACTCGACTTAGGTGCTGATCCCCGTTATTCCCGTATGGGAGAAGGAATGGGTGAAGATCCTTATCTGATATCCCAGTTCGGACGGGAGATCATTAAAGGATACGAAGGTGATAACAACGATATAAGTAATCCTTTCAAAGTGGCCTCATGTGCCAAACATTTCCTTGGCTATGCCGTACCTATTTCCGGTAAGGACAGGACTCCGGCCTACATTCCCGATAATGTATTGCGCGAATACCATCTTCCTCCATTTGCTGAAGCCATTAAAGCGGGCACCCACACTTTCATGATCAATTCCGGGCACATCAATGGTGTACCCGTACACGCCAGCTATGAACTGATGACCAAGCTCCTGCGTGAAGAACTGGGATTTCAGGGATTGATCGTTACCGACTGGGGCGATATTGAAAACCTATACAAACGCGACCGTGTAGCCGCCGATAATAAGGAAGCCCTGAAACTGGCCATCAATGCCGGAATCGATATGTCGATGATCTCCTATAATTACGAAGGCTTTTGTAATGACCTGGTAGCTGTCGTAAAAGAAGGCGGTGTAAGCATGAAACGCATTGACGATGCGGTAAGACGTATCCTTACACTCAAATACAAACTGAATATTTTCGAAAAACCTGTCAGTGATCCTAAAGATTACCCTGATTTTGGTTCGGAAAAGTTTGAAAAATATGCTTATGATGCCGCTTCAGAAGCCATCACTTTACTGAAAAACGATAAGAACATTTTACCATTACCCAGAGACGCCAAAGTATTGGTAACAGGTCCGACATCCAACAGCATGCGTCCGTTGAACGGCTGCTGGACATATTCATGGCAGGGCGAACTGAGCGATGAATTTGCCGACAGTTATAACACTGTTTTTGAGGCCATCCAGAAGAAGATCGGTAAACAGGCCAAATGGATACCCGGTATATCTTTCGGTAAAGTAATGGATTACAGGGTTGAGAACTTCGATAAATATGAAGAAGCCATTGCTGCAGCCAGGGATGTGGATTATATCATCCTTTGCCTCGGTGAAAATTCCTATGCCGAAAAACCCGGTGATCTGGTCGACCTGACACTGAGCCGTAAGCAACTGAACTTTGCCAAAGAAATGCTGGCAACCGGAAAACCGGTAATACTGGTACTAGCCGAAGGACGTCCCCGTGTGATCCGTGAAATTGCATCGTCTGTGCGCGGAATCCTAATGGCATACTGGCCGGGGAATTTTGGAGGCGACGCATTGGCAGACATCATTTTCGGCGATGTGAACCCTTCGGGTAAACTCCCCATCACCTATCCGAGTGCTGTGAATTCTTTAGTAACCTATATACATAAACATTCCGAAGAACAGGTAAAATCTGCCGGTATGTACAATTATGAAGGTGATTTTTCTCCTGAATTTGAATTCGGATATGGCCTGAGTTACACTACGTTTTCATACGGCAACCTGCAATTAAGCACCAAAGAACTGAAAGGCAGCAATCATCTGACCATTACTGTGGATGTAAGCAATACCGGACAAAAGGCAGGTAAAGAAGTCGTACAGTTATATACCAGTGACCTGATAGCTAGTATCACCCCTGATGTAAAACGTTTGCGCAGGTTTGAGAAAATCCTTTTACAACCCGGCGAAACCAAAAAGGTGACATTCACGATCAATGCAACCGATCTCGCTTTTGTCAATGCTCAAAACAAATGGATCACCGAACCCGGCGAGTTTGAAGTAATGATAGGCAATCAAAAAGCTAAATTTAATTATAAACGCTGAGACGTTGGAAAGTCAAAAAGTTATAAAGTTAAAACGTAAGAAAGTTATAAAGTTCATAATGTC
This region of Bacteroidales bacterium genomic DNA includes:
- a CDS encoding glycoside hydrolase family 5 protein; the protein is MKLFIYLISLVCLFASCGSAQLEKSDRFIRIQGPDLITPDGNKFLIQGINLGNWLNPEGYMFFFSNVNSYRTINDAFCEMVGPDFTAWFWREFKKNYITKDDIAYIRQTGMNSIRIPFHYKLFTNEDYMGLTHDQDGFEIIDQLLDWCRKEGLYVIFDMHDAPGGQTGDNIDDSYGYPWLFESEESQQLCCDIWKNIAKRYANDTIVLGYDLLNEPIAHYFKDDYPHLNAALEPFYKRCTAAIREVDKNHIVLLAGAQWNANFSVFSDWKFDDKIMYTCHRYWCDTLQNNIQDFVDFRDKVNLPMYMGETGENSDEWIAAWTRLMERNNIGWHYWPYKKMAHRACMMIITPPENWDVIVEYTKKDRSSFAKIREARPDQALVRKALTDLLENMKFTNSTRYEPYTKALGMKP
- a CDS encoding glycoside hydrolase family 3 C-terminal domain-containing protein codes for the protein MKKILFLMLLFPLGIMAQPSDAEISRKVNALLKKMTLEEKVGQMAQITLDVVCKGKDRYSSYEPVELDMDILRDALVKYHVGSILNTANNRARKPEFWAKTIGQIQDVAMKETRMGIPVIYGIDAIHGVTYTDGATIFPHELGLAATWNLEHARKLGEVTAYETRASSIPWNFSPVLDLGADPRYSRMGEGMGEDPYLISQFGREIIKGYEGDNNDISNPFKVASCAKHFLGYAVPISGKDRTPAYIPDNVLREYHLPPFAEAIKAGTHTFMINSGHINGVPVHASYELMTKLLREELGFQGLIVTDWGDIENLYKRDRVAADNKEALKLAINAGIDMSMISYNYEGFCNDLVAVVKEGGVSMKRIDDAVRRILTLKYKLNIFEKPVSDPKDYPDFGSEKFEKYAYDAASEAITLLKNDKNILPLPRDAKVLVTGPTSNSMRPLNGCWTYSWQGELSDEFADSYNTVFEAIQKKIGKQAKWIPGISFGKVMDYRVENFDKYEEAIAAARDVDYIILCLGENSYAEKPGDLVDLTLSRKQLNFAKEMLATGKPVILVLAEGRPRVIREIASSVRGILMAYWPGNFGGDALADIIFGDVNPSGKLPITYPSAVNSLVTYIHKHSEEQVKSAGMYNYEGDFSPEFEFGYGLSYTTFSYGNLQLSTKELKGSNHLTITVDVSNTGQKAGKEVVQLYTSDLIASITPDVKRLRRFEKILLQPGETKKVTFTINATDLAFVNAQNKWITEPGEFEVMIGNQKAKFNYKR